From one Formosa sediminum genomic stretch:
- a CDS encoding RluA family pseudouridine synthase, which translates to MSDYTPQNEEAEDELYEHYAFTAEKGQSPLRIDKYLMNFVENATRSKIQAAAKSGNIFVNGVPVKSNYKVKGNDVIKVLFAHPPYENLLVGENIPIDIVYEDDDLLVVNKPAGMVVHPGHGNYSGTLINALIYHFDNLPENSSGRPGLVHRIDKDTSGLLVVAKTEEAMAQLSLQFAEKTSEREYVAIVWGNVEDEEGTVEGNIGRHPKNRLQNTVFFGDDEDKGKPAVTHYKVIERLGYVTLVSCKLETGRTHQIRVHMKHIGHTLFNDERYGGEKILKGTTFTKYKQFVDNCFKILPRQALHAKTLGFEHPRTKEFMRFNTDIPEDMQLCIEKWRQYVKHQELGEA; encoded by the coding sequence ATGAGCATTATGCTTTTACAGCAGAGAAAGGGCAATCGCCACTTCGTATAGATAAATATTTAATGAATTTTGTAGAAAATGCAACACGAAGTAAAATTCAAGCTGCAGCAAAATCGGGTAATATTTTTGTTAATGGCGTTCCAGTAAAATCTAATTACAAGGTTAAAGGAAACGATGTTATAAAGGTGCTTTTTGCACATCCACCCTACGAGAATCTTCTTGTAGGTGAAAACATTCCGATAGATATTGTTTACGAAGACGACGATTTATTGGTGGTAAATAAACCTGCAGGAATGGTTGTGCATCCTGGTCACGGAAATTATTCAGGAACTTTAATAAATGCCTTAATTTATCATTTTGATAATTTACCTGAAAATTCTTCTGGTCGTCCAGGTCTGGTTCACAGAATAGATAAAGATACTAGCGGTTTGTTGGTTGTAGCCAAAACGGAAGAAGCTATGGCACAATTATCTTTACAATTTGCAGAAAAAACGTCAGAACGTGAGTATGTCGCTATTGTCTGGGGAAATGTAGAAGACGAAGAAGGCACCGTAGAAGGCAATATTGGGCGTCACCCTAAAAACAGACTTCAAAATACTGTGTTTTTTGGAGACGATGAAGATAAAGGAAAACCTGCTGTAACACATTACAAAGTAATTGAACGTTTAGGGTATGTAACTTTGGTGTCTTGTAAATTAGAAACCGGACGCACACATCAAATTCGTGTGCATATGAAGCATATTGGGCATACTTTATTTAATGATGAACGTTATGGTGGAGAGAAGATTTTAAAGGGCACTACTTTTACTAAATACAAACAGTTTGTAGATAATTGCTTTAAAATTTTACCACGACAAGCGCTACATGCTAAAACGCTTGGTTTTGAGCATCCTCGCACCAAAGAATTCATGCGTTTTAATACAGATATTCCAGAAGATATGCAATTGTGCATTGAAAAATGGAGGCAATATGTAAAACATCAAGAGTTAGGTGAAGCATAA
- the yaaA gene encoding peroxide stress protein YaaA: MKLVISPAKSLDLESKLPTEAYTEAQFLKQAERLNKVVKKKSAKQLSELMKISDALGQLNYQRNQEWELPFTTDNARQAIYAFNGDVYRGLDAYTISEDKLEKLQSTVRILSGLYGVLKPLDLIQAYRLEMGTKLPVGTDKNLYEFWKKTITNALNEDLEDGELFLNLASNEYFKAVDVKALKVPVITATFKNFKNGEYKMIATYAKLARGLMARYVVDTDANSVEDLKGFNYEKYRYDEQLSTKTELVFTR; encoded by the coding sequence ATGAAATTAGTAATATCCCCAGCAAAGTCTCTAGATTTAGAAAGTAAATTACCAACAGAAGCTTATACCGAAGCTCAATTTTTAAAACAAGCAGAGCGTCTAAATAAGGTGGTGAAAAAGAAATCTGCTAAGCAGTTGTCTGAATTAATGAAAATTTCGGATGCATTAGGGCAACTAAATTATCAGAGAAATCAAGAGTGGGAATTACCTTTTACTACAGATAATGCTAGACAAGCCATTTATGCATTTAATGGAGATGTGTACCGTGGACTGGATGCATATACTATTTCTGAAGATAAACTCGAGAAATTACAAAGTACGGTAAGAATTTTATCTGGATTATATGGTGTGTTAAAGCCTTTAGATTTAATTCAGGCTTATCGTCTAGAAATGGGTACTAAATTACCTGTAGGCACAGATAAAAATTTGTATGAGTTTTGGAAAAAAACAATAACAAATGCTCTTAATGAAGATTTAGAAGATGGCGAATTATTTTTAAATTTAGCTAGTAATGAGTATTTTAAAGCTGTAGATGTTAAAGCATTAAAAGTTCCCGTTATTACAGCAACTTTTAAGAATTTTAAAAATGGCGAATACAAGATGATTGCAACTTACGCAAAATTAGCTAGAGGCTTAATGGCGCGATATGTTGTAGATACTGATGCTAATAGTGTTGAAGATTTAAAAGGATTTAACTACGAAAAGTATAGATACGATGAGCAATTATCAACAAAAACAGAGTTGGTCTTTACAAGATAA
- a CDS encoding 30S ribosomal protein THX produces the protein MGKGDKKTKRGKINRGSYGVKRPRIKKKVRPEIKIDIDKDQTIKR, from the coding sequence ATGGGAAAAGGAGATAAAAAAACTAAACGCGGAAAAATAAACAGAGGATCTTATGGTGTTAAACGTCCGCGTATTAAGAAAAAAGTTCGTCCAGAAATTAAAATAGACATCGATAAAGACCAAACAATAAAACGTTAA
- a CDS encoding uracil-DNA glycosylase family protein yields MFKHKHPYPPFIPENTTKLIVGTLPPPRFSVGQFKPGDVNFCYGSINGLLWPILNTIFDLNLKFETTEEAILQRKNFLKSRHIGICDIVESAEREKIDASDLGMQNVELRNLLKYLKQHPKIDTLLFTGGNSKNGPEYFFRKHLKANNLALKLKCKDVPKLHTFEFEGRLIKTVSLTAPSGAANRAVGSMTQYKHIKQTNSKFTTFDFRVMQYRHFF; encoded by the coding sequence ATGTTCAAGCACAAGCATCCATACCCTCCATTTATCCCTGAAAACACCACTAAACTAATTGTAGGCACCTTACCGCCTCCAAGGTTTTCTGTTGGGCAATTTAAACCTGGAGATGTTAATTTTTGCTATGGTAGTATTAATGGGCTTTTATGGCCTATTTTAAATACAATATTCGATTTAAATCTAAAATTTGAAACTACTGAAGAGGCAATACTTCAGCGTAAAAACTTTTTAAAATCTAGACATATCGGAATTTGTGATATTGTTGAAAGTGCAGAACGCGAAAAAATTGATGCCTCAGATCTTGGTATGCAAAATGTGGAGTTAAGAAATTTACTAAAATATTTAAAACAGCATCCTAAAATAGATACTTTACTCTTTACTGGTGGTAATAGTAAAAATGGACCAGAATATTTTTTTAGAAAGCATTTAAAAGCTAATAATTTGGCTTTAAAATTGAAGTGTAAAGATGTGCCAAAACTTCATACTTTTGAGTTTGAAGGACGCCTTATAAAAACAGTCTCTTTAACAGCGCCATCGGGCGCTGCTAATAGAGCTGTTGGCAGTATGACACAGTATAAACACATAAAACAGACTAATTCAAAGTTTACTACTTTTGATTTTCGTGTCATGCAGTACCGCCATTTTTTTTAA